The proteins below are encoded in one region of Megasphaera vaginalis (ex Bordigoni et al. 2020):
- the hisC gene encoding histidinol-phosphate transaminase: MNNRWLRDTIRNLEPYAVPVVRESIVINANESPYNIFDFPAVRAEFFSRLRSLASNRYPDPMAQELCAVLAAYAGAAPDQILAGNGGDEIIGLVLHTFVNPGDDVLIHSPTFDVYGIVAASLGANVCAVPDDHDFQRNADVFRKTVHAMQPKVTFICNPNNPTGHLWPLEDIAAIAAASDNPVVVDEAYVEFSGQDSAVSLLKKHDNLIIIRTLSKAFGLAGFRIGYAVAGKRVINALTLTKEAYNLNSVSQLMGIVAVGHSEEILRQTVPTVVANRTYLTAELNRLEGIRAYDSAANFILVKVPDGPAVTAALKRADICARVYGDGVLADCIRISVTTREVAELLIAVFSGGKHYA; this comes from the coding sequence ATGAATAATCGCTGGCTACGAGATACGATTCGTAATTTGGAACCGTATGCTGTTCCTGTCGTTCGGGAGTCTATCGTCATCAATGCCAATGAAAGTCCGTATAATATCTTTGACTTTCCGGCCGTACGAGCTGAATTTTTCAGTCGACTCAGAAGTCTGGCGTCTAATCGGTATCCCGATCCGATGGCGCAGGAACTTTGCGCCGTTTTGGCCGCGTATGCAGGGGCCGCGCCGGATCAGATTCTGGCCGGCAACGGCGGTGACGAAATTATCGGTTTAGTGCTGCATACCTTCGTCAACCCCGGCGACGATGTATTGATTCACTCGCCGACTTTTGACGTCTACGGTATTGTCGCCGCTTCGCTGGGAGCTAATGTTTGCGCCGTTCCCGACGATCATGATTTTCAGCGCAACGCAGACGTTTTCAGAAAGACTGTTCACGCGATGCAGCCGAAGGTGACATTTATCTGCAATCCGAACAACCCGACGGGGCATCTTTGGCCGCTTGAAGATATTGCCGCTATTGCCGCCGCATCCGACAATCCCGTCGTCGTCGATGAGGCGTACGTGGAATTTTCCGGTCAGGACAGTGCCGTTTCGCTGCTGAAAAAGCATGATAACCTCATCATCATTCGCACGCTGTCAAAGGCGTTCGGTCTCGCCGGCTTCCGTATCGGCTATGCCGTCGCCGGGAAACGGGTCATCAATGCGCTGACGTTGACGAAAGAAGCCTATAATCTCAACAGTGTCAGCCAATTGATGGGAATCGTAGCGGTGGGGCACAGCGAGGAAATCTTGCGGCAGACCGTTCCGACTGTAGTTGCCAACAGGACGTACCTGACTGCAGAATTGAACCGGTTGGAGGGGATCCGTGCCTACGACAGCGCCGCCAATTTCATTTTGGTCAAGGTCCCGGACGGACCGGCTGTCACCGCGGCTCTGAAGCGTGCCGATATCTGCGCCCGCGTATATGGCGACGGCGTTTTGGCCGACTGCATCCGTATCAGTGTCACGACGCGGGAGGTAGCGGAGCTTTTGATCGCTGTTTTCAGTGGAGGGAAACATTATGCGTAG
- the hisF gene encoding imidazole glycerol phosphate synthase subunit HisF has translation MLAKRIVPCLDVRDGRVVKGRQFKGIQDVDDPVKLGKFYSNQSADELVFYDITATHEKRGIFIDVVRAVAETITIPFTIGGGIGSVGDFQNVLQAGADKVSVNSAAVRSPVLIRLAAERFGSQCVVLSIDAKRCGDDRWRVFVDGGRTDTGLDALQWAKEGVALGAGEICLNSIDGDGEKRGFDLALNSLFARELSVPIIASGGAGTMEDFRNVFATGVDAALAASVFHFGQIAIPELKRYLSGTGLPMREVGE, from the coding sequence ATGCTGGCAAAACGTATTGTTCCTTGTCTCGACGTACGTGACGGACGCGTCGTCAAGGGCAGACAGTTCAAGGGAATTCAGGACGTCGATGATCCCGTGAAATTAGGGAAGTTTTATTCGAACCAATCTGCCGATGAACTGGTTTTTTACGACATTACGGCGACCCATGAAAAGCGGGGGATTTTTATCGATGTTGTCCGCGCTGTGGCGGAAACGATTACGATTCCTTTCACCATCGGCGGCGGCATTGGCAGCGTCGGTGATTTTCAGAATGTGTTGCAGGCGGGAGCCGATAAGGTATCGGTCAATTCCGCCGCTGTCCGTTCGCCGGTCCTGATTCGATTGGCCGCGGAGCGCTTCGGCAGCCAGTGTGTCGTCCTGTCGATCGACGCGAAGCGGTGCGGCGACGACAGGTGGCGCGTTTTTGTTGACGGCGGCCGTACGGACACGGGCCTTGACGCACTGCAATGGGCGAAGGAGGGCGTGGCGCTAGGCGCCGGTGAAATTTGTCTCAACTCCATTGACGGCGACGGTGAAAAACGAGGTTTTGACTTAGCCTTGAACAGTCTTTTTGCCAGGGAACTGTCCGTGCCGATTATCGCTTCCGGCGGCGCCGGAACAATGGAGGACTTTCGCAATGTCTTTGCAACCGGCGTTGATGCGGCGTTGGCCGCTTCGGTCTTTCATTTCGGACAGATAGCGATTCCGGAGCTGAAACGGTATCTGTCCGGTACGGGCTTACCGATGAGAGAGGTGGGAGAATGA
- the trmB gene encoding tRNA (guanosine(46)-N7)-methyltransferase TrmB, giving the protein MRLRRKPWIDEAVKEYESFVCLDAKEEMKGRWRSLFADPAAPLWVEIGTGKGNFIAQMAQLHGDVNFIGIEVQLGVLYYAAKKCAAAETENVRLLRFDATALESIFAAQEIDRIFINFCDPWPKKRHAKRRLTYRLFLDRYCRLLRAGGCLCFKSDNRGLFDFTLEELTARRWSLSEVTYDLHNSGIVNEAMTEYEAKFSAKGQPIFHCLATRPTEVRRDEAEEK; this is encoded by the coding sequence ATGCGCTTACGGAGAAAGCCGTGGATCGACGAGGCTGTCAAAGAATATGAGTCCTTCGTCTGTTTGGATGCAAAAGAAGAGATGAAGGGGCGTTGGCGAAGTCTTTTTGCCGATCCGGCAGCGCCGTTGTGGGTAGAGATCGGTACGGGTAAGGGGAATTTCATCGCGCAAATGGCGCAGCTGCATGGAGATGTCAATTTTATCGGCATTGAGGTGCAGCTCGGCGTCTTGTATTACGCCGCTAAAAAATGCGCTGCCGCCGAGACGGAAAACGTGCGCTTGCTGCGTTTCGACGCGACGGCGTTGGAATCGATTTTTGCAGCGCAGGAGATCGATCGGATTTTCATCAATTTTTGCGATCCGTGGCCGAAAAAGCGTCATGCCAAGCGTCGTTTGACATATCGCCTTTTTCTCGACCGTTACTGCCGATTGCTTCGGGCCGGCGGCTGCCTTTGTTTTAAGTCGGACAATCGCGGTCTTTTTGATTTTACGTTGGAAGAACTTACGGCACGGCGCTGGTCTTTGTCCGAAGTGACTTATGACCTGCACAACAGCGGCATCGTCAATGAAGCGATGACGGAATATGAAGCGAAATTCAGCGCGAAAGGACAGCCGATTTTTCACTGCCTGGCAACCAGGCCGACGGAGGTGAGACGGGATGAAGCGGAAGAAAAGTAA
- the hisB gene encoding imidazoleglycerol-phosphate dehydratase HisB: protein MRSAQVERETAETQIAVSLDLDGTGNFAGTTGIGFFDHMLNLFACHSGIDVTLHVHGDLDVDTHHTLEDLAIVMGDALTKALGDKRGIHRYGLFYCPMDEALTRVVIDLSGRPYLVFDVSLGVERIGDFETEMLREFLYAFAVHGKMNLHVTNLYGANAHHIVESVFKGLGHALQEAVRMEGDGTAILSTKGVL, encoded by the coding sequence ATGCGTAGCGCGCAAGTAGAACGGGAAACGGCGGAAACGCAGATCGCCGTCAGCCTTGATCTGGATGGCACCGGTAATTTTGCCGGGACGACGGGAATCGGGTTCTTCGATCATATGCTGAACCTTTTCGCCTGTCACAGCGGTATTGACGTGACGCTTCATGTTCACGGCGATCTCGACGTCGATACACACCATACGCTGGAGGATTTGGCTATCGTTATGGGAGACGCGTTGACGAAGGCCTTGGGGGATAAGCGCGGCATTCATCGTTACGGCCTGTTCTATTGTCCGATGGACGAAGCGCTGACCCGCGTCGTCATCGATTTGAGCGGCAGGCCGTATCTTGTTTTTGACGTGTCTCTGGGCGTCGAACGGATCGGCGACTTTGAAACGGAAATGCTGCGGGAATTCCTTTATGCGTTTGCCGTACACGGTAAGATGAATCTCCATGTGACGAACTTGTACGGCGCCAATGCGCACCACATTGTGGAGTCCGTTTTTAAAGGGCTGGGACATGCGCTGCAAGAAGCGGTGCGCATGGAGGGGGACGGGACGGCCATCCTTTCGACGAAGGGGGTTCTTTAG
- the hisH gene encoding imidazole glycerol phosphate synthase subunit HisH, producing the protein MKIAIIDYGVGNIANVYNAWRRIGVSAVVTRDAAVIRSADMIELPGVGAVRDALANLRRYELIPLLQEEVGKGKFFVGVCLGMQLLFEKEYEGGEAEGLGFLPGSVVPFRIALKVPHMGWNELSFRRPHWLQEKLPPRPYVYFVHSYYKTPVDSDDVIAVAAYEHDVPAVCGRDNILGMQFHPEKSGSVGEQILRNIAAYARKG; encoded by the coding sequence ATGAAGATCGCCATTATCGATTACGGCGTCGGCAACATTGCCAACGTGTACAATGCCTGGCGGCGAATCGGTGTTTCCGCCGTCGTCACGCGCGATGCCGCCGTCATTCGTTCGGCAGATATGATCGAACTGCCCGGCGTCGGCGCTGTTCGCGACGCGTTGGCTAATTTGCGGCGTTATGAATTGATTCCCCTTTTGCAGGAAGAAGTCGGCAAAGGCAAATTTTTTGTCGGCGTTTGTCTGGGCATGCAGCTGCTTTTTGAAAAGGAATACGAAGGCGGAGAAGCCGAGGGACTCGGGTTTTTACCAGGCTCCGTCGTACCCTTTCGGATCGCCCTGAAGGTGCCTCACATGGGGTGGAACGAGTTGTCCTTCCGCCGTCCCCATTGGCTGCAGGAGAAGCTGCCGCCGCGCCCGTACGTTTATTTTGTGCATTCTTACTATAAGACGCCTGTCGATTCGGACGACGTCATTGCTGTCGCCGCGTATGAACATGACGTGCCTGCCGTCTGCGGCCGCGATAACATTCTCGGCATGCAGTTTCATCCTGAAAAAAGCGGCTCCGTCGGTGAACAGATTTTGCGAAATATAGCGGCGTACGCAAGGAAAGGATAA
- a CDS encoding HAD hydrolase-like protein has protein sequence MLTKSCAFWNNGLTSKGIRRLPAIWTRPFEAPMKTVIFDVDGVLLSEERYFDVTALTIWEWLYSPSYMGLDGAAVHFDVSDGEITALRHQLFGADAVLSWLKGHGVNSNWDMVHAYLAVTLLLLARDCRRQRGKSDFVPPLTQEAVTILGRNWRGLSVPPAAEILAALAAAVPADADKDGVFAALTAQAVDELGASAASWLPLRSPFWQLHVNVFQHWYFGDDLYAETYGGQPLQSGKDGFLTRERPLAPATAIREMFVTLKERGYTLAVATGRSTAETMIPFRTYHWLEAFDKSHMATASDVAAASKQLGRSLDKPHPFAYYLGAFGNVPERYGDYVEMPERFLNGTYYVVGDSLADVLGARSMGAVMIATLTGLEGEAARPMFEREGADFIVAKVTDILAILT, from the coding sequence ATGTTAACGAAGTCATGCGCGTTTTGGAATAACGGTCTCACGTCGAAGGGAATAAGAAGACTGCCGGCCATTTGGACAAGACCTTTTGAGGCGCCGATGAAAACGGTTATTTTTGATGTAGACGGCGTTCTTCTCAGTGAAGAGCGATATTTTGACGTGACGGCGTTGACCATATGGGAATGGTTATACAGTCCGTCTTATATGGGACTTGACGGTGCAGCCGTTCATTTTGATGTTTCTGACGGCGAGATTACCGCATTACGGCATCAGCTGTTCGGCGCTGACGCCGTCCTGTCCTGGCTGAAGGGACATGGCGTAAACAGTAACTGGGACATGGTCCATGCCTATCTCGCCGTCACGCTGCTCTTGTTGGCGAGAGACTGCCGGCGGCAGCGCGGCAAGAGCGATTTCGTGCCGCCGTTGACGCAGGAGGCGGTGACGATTTTGGGACGGAACTGGCGTGGTCTGTCGGTACCGCCGGCGGCGGAGATCCTCGCGGCTTTGGCGGCGGCAGTACCGGCCGATGCCGACAAGGATGGCGTTTTTGCCGCGCTGACGGCGCAGGCAGTCGATGAATTGGGAGCGTCAGCGGCGTCCTGGCTGCCTCTTCGTTCGCCCTTCTGGCAACTCCATGTCAATGTCTTTCAGCACTGGTATTTCGGCGATGACCTGTATGCCGAGACCTATGGCGGACAGCCGCTTCAATCGGGAAAGGATGGCTTCCTGACACGGGAGCGGCCGTTGGCGCCGGCGACGGCGATACGGGAAATGTTCGTAACGCTGAAGGAGCGGGGCTATACATTGGCTGTTGCCACAGGCAGGTCGACGGCGGAAACGATGATTCCTTTCCGAACGTATCATTGGCTGGAAGCATTCGACAAGAGCCACATGGCGACGGCCAGTGATGTTGCCGCCGCCTCAAAGCAGCTGGGGCGTTCCCTTGATAAACCGCATCCCTTTGCCTACTATTTGGGAGCCTTCGGCAACGTGCCGGAACGGTACGGCGACTATGTTGAGATGCCGGAACGGTTTCTGAACGGCACCTATTATGTTGTCGGCGATTCGTTGGCCGATGTTCTGGGCGCCCGCTCAATGGGGGCGGTCATGATTGCAACCTTGACGGGACTTGAAGGCGAAGCGGCGCGACCCATGTTTGAACGGGAAGGCGCAGACTTCATCGTTGCCAAGGTTACGGACATTTTGGCAATCCTGACCTGA
- the hisIE gene encoding bifunctional phosphoribosyl-AMP cyclohydrolase/phosphoribosyl-ATP diphosphatase HisIE codes for MMETAGLDTIRYDSRGLVPAIVQEARSGAVLMLAYMNAESLAKTLADGETWFYSRSRRKLWHKGETSGHFQRVKAIAVDCDSDTILLQVEQIGAACHTGNKTCFYRALAGAEGLYTGSPAVLHALHEEIVKKKKHPTEKSYTAYLLREGMDKICKKIGEEAAEVVIAAKNADYRGDDPSLRQEVCKESADLLYHLSVLWEAAGVDVNEVMRVLE; via the coding sequence ATGATGGAAACTGCAGGGTTGGATACGATCCGGTATGACAGCCGCGGCCTGGTTCCCGCCATTGTACAGGAGGCGCGAAGCGGGGCGGTGCTGATGTTGGCCTATATGAATGCCGAGTCGTTGGCGAAAACGCTGGCAGACGGCGAAACCTGGTTTTACAGCCGCAGCCGCCGGAAGTTGTGGCATAAAGGCGAGACTTCAGGACATTTTCAGCGAGTGAAAGCTATTGCCGTCGACTGTGACAGCGATACGATCTTGCTCCAAGTGGAACAGATCGGCGCCGCCTGTCATACAGGCAACAAAACTTGCTTCTATCGTGCCTTGGCGGGAGCGGAAGGGTTGTATACGGGAAGTCCGGCCGTTCTGCATGCGCTCCACGAAGAGATCGTCAAAAAAAAGAAGCATCCTACGGAGAAGTCGTATACGGCGTACCTATTGCGGGAAGGAATGGATAAGATCTGCAAGAAAATAGGCGAAGAAGCGGCGGAAGTCGTGATTGCCGCCAAGAATGCGGATTATCGCGGCGACGATCCGTCTTTGCGTCAGGAGGTTTGCAAGGAATCGGCGGATCTGCTGTATCACCTTTCCGTCCTTTGGGAAGCGGCGGGAGTCGATGTTAACGAAGTCATGCGCGTTTTGGAATAA
- a CDS encoding pirin family protein, whose translation MPKKQRSVIHTVCGVHTTDGAGVRLVRVLDNTTTDAYDPILLLDSFDSTDPADYTAGFPMHPHRGIETISYVYKGAMRHKDSLGSADTVSDGGVQWMTAGSGILHEEQLPPTKRMLGVQLWLNLPQKDKMAPPSYHAITAEKIEEIPFAGGFLRLLAGSYLQHQGFQGRYLPLDYYDIHINGNAAFTVDTKTDASVMIFTLTGSITVGAETLPEKTAAKLSPGDAVTLTASHQGAQVLFMSSRRLDEAVAWGGSIVMNTPEELQECFRELRLGTFLKNTLSYEK comes from the coding sequence ATGCCAAAAAAACAACGATCCGTTATTCATACCGTCTGCGGCGTTCATACGACGGACGGCGCCGGTGTCCGGTTAGTCCGCGTCCTTGACAATACGACGACAGACGCCTACGATCCGATCTTGCTGCTCGATTCCTTTGACAGTACCGATCCCGCCGATTACACAGCCGGTTTTCCTATGCACCCGCACCGCGGCATTGAGACGATCAGCTACGTTTATAAAGGCGCTATGCGACACAAAGACAGCCTCGGATCAGCCGATACGGTCAGTGACGGCGGCGTCCAATGGATGACCGCCGGCTCCGGTATTTTGCATGAAGAACAGCTGCCGCCGACAAAACGGATGCTCGGCGTTCAGTTATGGCTGAATTTGCCGCAAAAAGATAAAATGGCGCCGCCGAGTTACCATGCGATCACTGCTGAAAAAATCGAAGAAATTCCCTTTGCAGGCGGCTTCCTTCGCCTGCTGGCAGGCAGCTATTTACAGCATCAGGGATTTCAGGGCCGCTATTTACCGCTGGATTATTATGATATCCACATCAACGGCAACGCCGCCTTCACTGTCGATACGAAAACGGATGCGTCCGTCATGATTTTCACGCTGACAGGCAGTATCACCGTCGGCGCCGAAACACTTCCGGAAAAGACGGCGGCCAAACTTTCGCCGGGCGACGCCGTCACCTTAACTGCCAGCCATCAGGGCGCACAAGTCCTTTTTATGAGCTCGCGACGTCTCGACGAAGCCGTCGCCTGGGGTGGTTCCATCGTCATGAATACGCCGGAAGAGTTGCAGGAATGTTTCCGTGAACTCCGTCTGGGAACATTTCTGAAAAATACGTTATCTTACGAAAAATGA
- the hisA gene encoding 1-(5-phosphoribosyl)-5-[(5-phosphoribosylamino)methylideneamino]imidazole-4-carboxamide isomerase, with amino-acid sequence MIVFPAIDIQKGKAVRLRQGVAEDSTVYFDDPVQAAVKWCDEGALFLHVVDLDGAFSGASENADVIEAICDAVDIPVEVGGGIRTEETIEDYLERGVSRIIIGSKAAEDESFLIDMAQKYASSLAVSIDARNDVVATHGWVDGSDKKVIPFARFLLSIGIRTLVYTDIGRDGMLTGPNLDMLEKLQQLPFIRLIASGGISSIEDLKTLRRLGLYGAITGKALYEGRLTMAEIRSLRGM; translated from the coding sequence ATGATCGTATTTCCGGCAATAGATATACAAAAAGGAAAGGCTGTCCGCCTGCGTCAGGGCGTCGCCGAGGACAGCACCGTCTATTTTGACGATCCCGTTCAGGCAGCCGTAAAATGGTGCGACGAAGGGGCGTTGTTTTTGCATGTCGTCGATCTGGACGGCGCCTTTTCCGGCGCTTCGGAAAATGCCGACGTCATTGAAGCCATTTGCGACGCCGTCGATATTCCCGTTGAAGTGGGCGGCGGCATTCGCACGGAAGAGACGATAGAAGATTACCTGGAACGCGGTGTGAGCCGCATTATTATCGGTTCGAAAGCGGCTGAAGACGAGTCGTTTTTGATCGACATGGCACAAAAGTATGCGTCCAGCCTGGCTGTTTCCATCGATGCCAGGAACGACGTTGTTGCTACGCACGGTTGGGTCGACGGCAGCGATAAAAAAGTCATTCCCTTTGCGCGTTTTCTGCTTTCCATCGGCATCCGGACGCTCGTATACACCGATATCGGTCGCGACGGTATGTTGACGGGGCCGAATCTGGATATGCTTGAAAAACTGCAGCAGCTGCCTTTTATCCGACTCATCGCTTCCGGCGGCATCAGCAGCATCGAAGATTTGAAGACGTTGCGGCGTCTCGGATTGTATGGCGCGATTACGGGCAAGGCCTTATACGAGGGCAGGCTGACGATGGCAGAAATTCGTTCGTTGCGGGGGATGTAA
- a CDS encoding dipeptide epimerase, translating into MKITDIQLGIVKIPLKRPFRTALRQVTDAEDLVVKIITDDGHVGYGNAPATLAITGDSLTAIAAAIGTVIAPKIKGSNIEDLQEIRLLIQTAMAHNTSAKAAVDIAVHDLFCQHYRMPLYRFFGGAANTVSSDLTISINEPETMVKDALAAVKSGYGTLKIKVGTDAALDFQRIRAVRSALGPGIRLRLDANQGWKPKEAVRLIRAFEDADFSIEFIEQPVRAHDIDGLKFVTDHVATDIMADESCFSAPDAFRLLALRACDLLNIKLIKAGGLAEAAKIAALASAAGIGTMMGCMLESKIGVTAAAALSAGCGTIGRNDLDAADLQETDPIIGGIRYEEDMLLLPEAPGLGISEVTGWQPLSMPYASC; encoded by the coding sequence ATGAAGATTACGGATATTCAGCTCGGTATCGTCAAAATTCCCTTGAAGCGGCCCTTTCGGACGGCGCTGCGCCAGGTAACGGACGCGGAAGATCTCGTCGTCAAGATCATTACCGACGACGGGCACGTCGGTTACGGCAACGCGCCGGCGACGCTCGCGATAACAGGCGACAGCCTGACCGCCATTGCCGCCGCCATCGGCACTGTGATCGCGCCGAAAATAAAGGGCTCCAACATTGAGGATCTGCAGGAAATCCGTCTGCTTATCCAGACCGCCATGGCGCACAACACTTCCGCCAAGGCAGCCGTCGATATCGCTGTCCACGACTTATTTTGCCAGCATTATCGCATGCCCTTGTATCGCTTCTTCGGCGGCGCCGCCAACACGGTCTCTTCCGATCTGACAATCAGCATCAATGAACCGGAAACGATGGTAAAAGACGCGCTGGCTGCCGTAAAAAGCGGGTATGGAACATTGAAAATCAAAGTCGGCACCGATGCCGCCCTCGATTTTCAACGGATCCGCGCCGTCCGCAGCGCACTCGGTCCCGGGATCCGTCTCCGCCTTGACGCCAATCAGGGTTGGAAACCGAAAGAGGCTGTCCGCCTCATCCGCGCCTTTGAAGACGCCGATTTTTCTATCGAGTTCATTGAACAACCCGTCCGCGCCCACGACATTGACGGTTTAAAATTTGTTACCGACCATGTCGCCACAGATATCATGGCCGATGAATCGTGTTTCAGCGCGCCGGACGCTTTTCGGCTGCTGGCGCTTCGCGCCTGCGATCTGCTGAACATCAAACTGATCAAAGCCGGCGGCCTCGCGGAAGCCGCCAAGATCGCCGCCTTGGCCTCAGCCGCCGGAATCGGCACCATGATGGGCTGTATGCTGGAAAGCAAGATCGGCGTTACGGCGGCTGCCGCTTTATCGGCAGGATGCGGTACGATCGGCCGGAACGATCTCGATGCCGCAGACCTGCAGGAAACCGACCCCATCATCGGCGGCATCCGTTATGAAGAAGACATGCTTCTCCTGCCTGAAGCGCCGGGACTCGGCATCAGTGAAGTTACCGGCTGGCAACCGTTGTCCATGCCTTACGCATCTTGTTGA
- a CDS encoding FtsW/RodA/SpoVE family cell cycle protein has translation MKRKKSKELRIAFWALMTAFAFLFVIGTVNVYSSTFVEEIGTGNTFGYLGRQAFLVFIGLFPGFFVYCRDYHWWSRHAGKLAVLTIILLLAVFAGGTVVNGARRWIGIGGVTFQPSELAKLTVIVCTATAITNKLSRRRAIEFLRPLHRERRKKGRARAAVLPTEELWLPILLSALVFKQPDAGTAGVIFLLPAMMLWASGAKLSQAKYPLLIAGVAGVILLLSAPYRMDRITAWLDPWSYEKTLGYQTVQGLIAIGSGGFFGQGLGEGISKFSYLPEAHTDFAFAVFAQEWGFIGALGILFLFGLIIYYGCYSACHSRDTFGTLLALGVTFYFGGQGFINIGMVSGMLPVVGVPLPFISYGGTSLIVNMTAAALLLNICRDGYRHAEQQERYGTVAAPKPMRQQLKLPAR, from the coding sequence ATGAAGCGGAAGAAAAGTAAGGAATTGAGAATCGCCTTCTGGGCGCTCATGACGGCTTTTGCTTTTCTGTTTGTCATCGGCACGGTCAACGTGTACAGCTCAACCTTTGTCGAAGAGATCGGGACGGGAAATACGTTTGGTTATCTGGGACGTCAGGCTTTTCTGGTGTTTATCGGACTGTTTCCCGGCTTTTTTGTGTATTGCCGCGATTACCATTGGTGGAGCCGTCATGCAGGCAAGCTGGCAGTACTGACGATCATCCTCCTGTTGGCCGTTTTTGCAGGAGGGACCGTCGTTAACGGTGCCCGTCGTTGGATCGGCATCGGCGGTGTCACCTTCCAACCTTCCGAACTGGCGAAGCTTACGGTTATTGTTTGTACGGCGACGGCAATTACGAACAAGCTTTCCCGCCGTCGGGCAATCGAATTTTTGCGGCCGCTGCATCGGGAAAGACGGAAAAAGGGACGGGCCCGTGCGGCGGTGTTGCCTACGGAAGAATTATGGCTGCCCATTTTGTTGAGCGCGTTGGTGTTCAAGCAGCCTGATGCCGGGACGGCAGGGGTTATCTTTCTGTTGCCGGCCATGATGCTTTGGGCCAGCGGCGCCAAGCTTTCCCAGGCGAAATATCCGTTGCTGATCGCCGGCGTTGCCGGCGTGATTCTGCTCCTCTCGGCGCCGTATCGGATGGATCGCATTACGGCGTGGCTTGATCCGTGGTCTTATGAAAAGACCTTAGGGTACCAGACGGTGCAGGGATTGATCGCCATCGGTTCGGGCGGCTTTTTCGGCCAGGGGCTCGGTGAGGGGATCAGCAAATTCAGCTACCTGCCTGAAGCCCACACGGATTTCGCCTTTGCCGTTTTTGCTCAGGAATGGGGATTTATCGGCGCTCTCGGCATCCTGTTTTTATTCGGCCTGATCATTTACTATGGTTGTTACAGCGCCTGCCACAGTCGCGATACGTTCGGCACTCTGCTGGCGCTGGGGGTAACCTTTTATTTCGGCGGCCAGGGATTTATCAATATCGGCATGGTCAGCGGCATGTTGCCTGTCGTCGGCGTACCGCTGCCTTTCATCAGTTACGGCGGCACGTCGCTGATCGTCAATATGACAGCGGCGGCGCTGTTGCTGAATATTTGCCGGGACGGCTACCGCCACGCCGAACAGCAGGAACGGTACGGGACTGTCGCCGCGCCAAAACCGATGCGGCAACAGCTGAAGTTGCCTGCGCGTTAA